In Myxosarcina sp. GI1, the DNA window ATTCCGCAACCACACTTACAGGTTCGCCAATTAAAGTTGACGAAAATACCTATATCGTTCCCGCTCAAATGAATTTGGAAGAGGTTAACGAGCAGCTAGAGTTAGATTTACCTCTAGCCGAAGAATACAATACACTAGGCGGTTTCTTACTGTATCAATGGCAAAAAATCCCCGTTCAAGGAGAAAAACTCAACTACGATAATCTCGATTTTATCGTTACTGCCGCTAAAGATAATCGTCTCGATCGCATTACCGTACGCCGTAATAACTAGAATGTAATTTAAGCTTTAGGGAAAAAAGGAGACTTGGGGACTAAGAGATTTCACTTTACTAAAGAAATCTCTCCCCGTCTCCCCGTCTTTTATTAATTGCTACTTGCTACTTACAGCAATTTTCATATTAATTAAGTGCAAATTTAGAGCGAACGAGAATCGCTGAATCCCTAGTGCCTAGTGCCTGACTAGTCCAAAGTGTACCTCATCCAACTAAAAACTGCTGTATTTATCTACCCAACTTATTAGGAATTCCCTCACAGCCTCCAGGAATCGTGGCTCTCGTTTTTTCTCCCCCCCAAGCACAGCAATAATACCTTTGTTCGGCACTAAGTCTTTTAACTCCCGAAAGATTGGCTTTTTCAATTACCACTCCAGTATTTTCTCCCGTTTTATAATTTGGCGAACCTTTAATACTGCGTGGAGAAGCAGTTTCTAGTTCGCCATAATACAAACGAGTGCTTTTGAGATCTGCCCCTGCCAGATTGGCTTCGTATAGTACGGTACGAGCTAAATTGGCTTTGACCAAATCGCAATGACTGAGATTGGCTCTTACCATGTTGGCATCGCTTAAATCCGTCCAACGTAGATCCTGACCCACAAGACTTGCTCCAGCTAACATCACTCCTAAATCGATTACTCTGGTTCCGTAAGGGCGATCTTCAGCATAACCACCGCTGCCGTCTAGCATCGGTCTACCCAGGCGATTATCTCTTTGTAGAGGTGTTAGCAAGCGCGATTGAGACAAAAAACGAATTATTTTGGCTTTTCCCCCTTCATCAACACTAGAAACAATTGAGGCGGTTCTACCTTCGGCGATCGCTCTTTCTTGGGGCCAGTCTTCTAACAATCCTTCTTCGTTGAGGGTTAGGTCGGAAATTCCCTGAAAATAAGCATCGATGGTTTGCTGTTGGGTGATACGGTTTTGTTGAATCGTTAGATCTTTGGAAATAACGTACTGCGCCCAGGCGACATATACTGCCAGTATGGCGATCGATATTTGACCTACAGCTGCAACCCAGTCTGCCCAAGAACCGAACTCATCGTATTTAAACTGAGTCAACCAATCGCCAACGCGACGATATACGCCTAGATAGTTAAATAAACCTGCCAGTGCGGCAGTGAAGCCAATAAATGCCAACAGCGTTCGTCTTTCTTGAAGAGTCAAAAATTTGAGAATCCAGACTCGAACCG includes these proteins:
- a CDS encoding pentapeptide repeat-containing protein codes for the protein MNDRSNTSQDNLDNALAKVTENGKDAPNTDSKSVSLVESESPSSNERQNPKKIVVPSPTSKFRFSQSQLILLSVAVMGVGLWLKFSWLGVTGAIAALLFSLGVVFNSVRVWILKFLTLQERRTLLAFIGFTAALAGLFNYLGVYRRVGDWLTQFKYDEFGSWADWVAAVGQISIAILAVYVAWAQYVISKDLTIQQNRITQQQTIDAYFQGISDLTLNEEGLLEDWPQERAIAEGRTASIVSSVDEGGKAKIIRFLSQSRLLTPLQRDNRLGRPMLDGSGGYAEDRPYGTRVIDLGVMLAGASLVGQDLRWTDLSDANMVRANLSHCDLVKANLARTVLYEANLAGADLKSTRLYYGELETASPRSIKGSPNYKTGENTGVVIEKANLSGVKRLSAEQRYYCCAWGGEKTRATIPGGCEGIPNKLGR